A portion of the Candidatus Binataceae bacterium genome contains these proteins:
- a CDS encoding prolipoprotein diacylglyceryl transferase — protein MIPILLRFGPIDLLGHPVTLTIYSYGLMMALGFIAADVVISTECRRRGINPDFATALVLWAAVGGLAGARLYDVLDNWRVYMADPVAIVWSGSGFVWFGGFFGGVIAAYFVARHYRLPFWVTADMAGPALAIGQAFGRIGCLVSGDGDWGLPSTLPWAMSFPRAIVGWNAQTVLKLDAHGNLVSGFFPGVRVHPTPLYEAILYTVVFGVLWSLRDRVGVNGRLFCLYLVLLGACRFTVEFWRVNPRVLWGLSEAQLISAAMVVVGVTALYLTGGIVSGWRRETTKASLGASAPKAAARA, from the coding sequence ATGATTCCGATTCTGTTGCGCTTCGGTCCGATCGATCTGCTCGGCCATCCGGTCACCCTCACCATCTACAGCTACGGGCTGATGATGGCGCTCGGCTTTATCGCCGCCGACGTCGTGATCAGCACCGAGTGCCGCCGGCGCGGGATCAATCCCGATTTCGCGACCGCCCTGGTGCTGTGGGCGGCGGTGGGAGGGCTGGCGGGCGCGCGCCTATACGACGTCCTTGACAATTGGCGCGTGTACATGGCCGACCCGGTCGCGATCGTATGGTCGGGCTCGGGCTTCGTATGGTTCGGGGGCTTCTTCGGCGGGGTCATCGCCGCCTACTTCGTCGCGCGCCATTACCGGCTCCCGTTTTGGGTGACGGCCGACATGGCGGGGCCAGCGCTCGCGATCGGCCAGGCTTTCGGTCGAATCGGATGCCTGGTGTCGGGCGACGGCGACTGGGGGCTGCCCTCAACGCTGCCGTGGGCGATGTCGTTTCCCAGGGCGATCGTGGGGTGGAACGCGCAGACGGTCCTCAAGCTCGATGCCCACGGCAATTTGGTGTCGGGTTTTTTCCCGGGCGTGCGGGTCCATCCGACGCCGCTTTACGAAGCGATTCTCTACACCGTGGTATTCGGCGTGCTGTGGTCCCTGCGCGATCGAGTCGGGGTGAACGGCAGGCTTTTCTGCCTTTACCTGGTGCTGCTCGGAGCATGTCGCTTCACGGTCGAATTCTGGCGCGTGAATCCGCGCGTACTGTGGGGGCTGAGCGAAGCGCAACTGATTTCCGCCGCGATGGTAGTGGTCGGCGTTACGGCGCTCTACCTGACCGGTGGTATCGTCTCGGGATGGCGTCGCGAGACGACAAAGGCTTCGCTCGGCGCATCCGCGCCCAAGGCGGCAGCGCGCGCCTAG
- a CDS encoding TlpA disulfide reductase family protein — MTRRVKTLSAIAGLAIATALILAALARSPRTGPTAEQVQQAADKLAHDEGAPIAAGEPAASFKLTDLAGRTVSLASLRGKVIFLNIWATWCAPCREEMPSMEKLYERLRGNHGFVMLAVSQDTGGRQLVADYVKKHGYQFDVLLDPQNAVADAYRISGVPETFIIDRQGRIVAHHSGAFDWSQPEIRTAIEELLAQGKG, encoded by the coding sequence ATGACTCGGCGGGTGAAGACGCTCTCGGCGATTGCGGGATTGGCGATCGCGACAGCCCTCATCCTGGCGGCGCTCGCGCGTTCGCCACGCACCGGACCTACCGCCGAACAGGTCCAGCAGGCGGCCGACAAGCTCGCCCATGACGAGGGCGCACCGATCGCGGCCGGCGAGCCCGCCGCGTCGTTCAAGCTCACTGACCTGGCGGGCAGGACGGTTTCGCTCGCCTCGCTGCGCGGCAAGGTGATCTTTCTAAACATCTGGGCAACCTGGTGCGCGCCGTGCCGCGAGGAGATGCCCTCCATGGAAAAGCTGTACGAGAGGCTGCGCGGCAACCACGGCTTCGTGATGCTGGCGGTGAGCCAGGACACCGGTGGACGCCAGCTGGTCGCCGACTACGTCAAGAAGCACGGCTACCAGTTCGACGTGTTGCTTGACCCGCAGAATGCGGTCGCCGACGCCTACCGGATAAGCGGCGTGCCCGAGACTTTCATCATCGACCGCCAAGGGCGCATCGTGGCCCATCACTCTGGCGCCTTCGACTGGTCGCAGCCCGAGATTCGCACCGCGATCGAGGAACTGCTTGCCCAAGGCAAGGGTTAG
- a CDS encoding S41 family peptidase codes for MKRYRSRFLVAAACALGLIVVMAEVAVRRADALPDDTYKELATFANVLAIVQKNYVEPVTTKQLINGAITGMLSSLDPHSAYLTPDLYRDLEVETRGSFGGLGLEVTIKNDILTVVAPIEDTPAYRAGIKAGDQIIKINDDFTKGMTLTDAVKRMRGPKGSQIHLTLHRKGVPELFTVSVTREVIKIKSVKTKELRHGYDYLRITSFEEGTSDEVQKAIAKFRKQHGGQIKGLVLDLRDNPGGLLNQAVQVSDDFLDGGLIVYTQGRLENQQQKYFSHRKTDFVDYPMVVLVNGGSASASEIVAGALQDQRRAVIVGTQTFGKGSVQTILPLDDHSALRLTTARYYTPNGRSIQAVGITPDVVSQPPKPTLAALEQQGAIFDEDAEIRESDLLHHFKNKEVGPHSHEKQQTAPGAGPQKPDASKGKTGAGTKQEKDVQLDRAIDVLEHWRSYKLQLARNEGPAAPPAASTASAAPAEQSPAGADR; via the coding sequence ATGAAACGTTATCGTTCCCGTTTCCTGGTCGCGGCGGCTTGCGCGCTCGGCCTGATCGTGGTGATGGCCGAGGTTGCGGTGCGCCGCGCCGACGCCCTGCCGGACGACACCTACAAGGAACTGGCCACCTTCGCCAACGTGCTGGCGATCGTGCAAAAGAATTACGTCGAGCCGGTCACCACCAAGCAGCTCATCAACGGCGCGATCACCGGCATGCTGTCTTCGCTCGACCCCCACAGCGCCTACCTGACGCCGGACCTCTACCGCGACCTTGAGGTCGAGACCCGCGGCAGTTTCGGCGGCTTGGGGCTCGAAGTCACGATCAAGAACGACATCCTGACTGTGGTCGCCCCGATCGAGGACACCCCGGCCTATCGCGCCGGAATCAAGGCGGGCGACCAGATCATCAAGATCAACGACGATTTCACCAAGGGCATGACGCTGACCGACGCGGTCAAACGGATGCGCGGGCCCAAGGGCAGCCAGATCCATCTCACGCTCCATCGCAAGGGCGTGCCCGAACTGTTCACGGTTTCGGTCACCCGCGAGGTGATCAAGATCAAGTCGGTCAAGACCAAGGAGCTGCGCCACGGCTACGATTATCTGCGGATCACGAGCTTTGAAGAGGGCACCAGCGACGAGGTACAAAAGGCGATTGCCAAGTTCCGCAAGCAGCACGGCGGGCAGATAAAGGGCCTGGTGCTCGACCTGCGCGACAACCCGGGCGGACTGCTCAACCAGGCCGTGCAGGTTTCCGATGACTTCCTCGACGGCGGGCTGATCGTTTATACCCAGGGCCGACTGGAAAACCAGCAGCAGAAGTATTTCTCTCATCGTAAGACGGATTTTGTGGACTACCCGATGGTGGTGCTGGTCAACGGCGGCAGCGCTTCGGCCAGCGAGATCGTCGCCGGCGCACTGCAGGATCAGCGCCGCGCTGTCATCGTCGGCACCCAGACCTTCGGCAAAGGCTCGGTCCAGACCATCCTGCCGCTCGACGACCATTCGGCGCTGCGCCTGACCACCGCGCGCTACTACACGCCCAACGGACGCTCGATCCAGGCCGTCGGCATCACGCCCGACGTTGTCAGCCAGCCGCCCAAGCCGACCCTCGCCGCGCTTGAGCAGCAGGGCGCCATCTTTGACGAGGACGCCGAAATCCGCGAGAGCGACCTGCTCCATCACTTCAAGAACAAGGAAGTTGGGCCGCACTCCCACGAGAAACAGCAAACGGCTCCGGGAGCCGGGCCGCAGAAGCCCGACGCGAGCAAGGGCAAGACGGGCGCGGGCACCAAGCAGGAGAAAGACGTCCAGCTCGACCGCGCAATCGACGTGCTCGAGCACTGGCGCAGCTACAAGCTCCAGCTTGCGCGCAACGAAGGCCCTGCCGCGCCGCCCGCCGCGAGCACCGCGTCTGCCGCTCCCGCCGAGCAAAGCCCGGCTGGCGCGGACCGCTGA
- the xseA gene encoding exodeoxyribonuclease VII large subunit translates to MAGQLELALRGQARAYSITQLVRMVRETLEANLEECWVVGEVSNARIAPSGHLYFTLKDERSAINAVMFRAAAARLRFKLADGVAVVARGRVDLYESRGALQFYVEEMEPRGLGALQLAFEQLKQRLGGEGLFASERKRPLPCLPAVIGIVTALGGAGLRDIVTILLARYPNLHLIIRPARVQGAGAAAEIAGAIDDLNQDGRAEVLIVGRGGGSLEDLWAFNEEVVARAIHRSRIPVVSAVGHEVDYTIADFVADVRAPTPTAAAQLVVPAKAELRRRLDETAATLHGAIVSALSGRRRAVGLLRGRLREPRAALRQARQRADEAAAGLGAALAARMRERRSLVAALAARLKPPRAMARELRLGVGRAALHLGQTMGARLARLAMRVDAMRARLGEAAPRTMAARRRAALVGASARMAAAIERAQARRRTELAALAARLDSISPLKVLERGYAVVTNARDGHLLTDAARAEVGDELDIRLSRGRLRARTVARET, encoded by the coding sequence ATGGCGGGCCAGCTCGAACTCGCGCTGCGCGGCCAGGCGCGTGCGTACAGCATCACGCAGTTGGTGCGGATGGTGCGCGAGACGCTGGAGGCCAACCTGGAAGAATGCTGGGTGGTGGGCGAGGTTTCCAATGCCCGCATCGCCCCCTCCGGTCATCTCTACTTCACGCTGAAGGATGAGCGCAGCGCGATAAACGCCGTGATGTTCCGCGCGGCGGCCGCGCGCCTGCGCTTCAAGCTCGCTGACGGGGTCGCGGTTGTCGCGCGCGGGCGGGTCGATCTCTATGAGTCCCGCGGCGCGCTCCAGTTCTATGTTGAGGAGATGGAGCCGCGCGGCCTCGGCGCGCTCCAGCTCGCCTTCGAGCAGCTCAAGCAGCGGCTCGGAGGCGAAGGGCTGTTCGCGTCTGAGCGCAAGCGGCCGTTGCCCTGTTTGCCCGCGGTGATCGGAATCGTGACCGCGCTCGGTGGCGCCGGCTTGCGCGACATTGTGACCATCCTGCTTGCCCGTTATCCGAACCTCCATCTGATCATCCGGCCCGCGCGCGTCCAGGGCGCGGGGGCGGCGGCCGAAATCGCCGGGGCAATCGACGACCTCAACCAGGACGGGCGCGCCGAGGTGCTGATAGTAGGGCGTGGCGGCGGCTCGCTGGAGGATCTCTGGGCGTTTAACGAGGAGGTGGTTGCGCGCGCGATCCATCGCTCGCGTATTCCGGTGGTCTCGGCCGTTGGCCACGAGGTCGACTACACTATTGCCGATTTCGTCGCCGATGTGCGCGCACCCACGCCGACCGCCGCCGCGCAGCTCGTCGTTCCGGCCAAGGCCGAACTCCGGCGGCGTCTGGACGAGACGGCGGCCACGCTTCACGGCGCAATCGTCAGCGCGCTCTCGGGACGGCGTCGCGCGGTGGGGCTGTTGCGCGGGCGCTTGCGCGAGCCGCGCGCCGCGCTGCGCCAGGCGCGACAGCGCGCCGACGAAGCGGCGGCGGGGCTGGGCGCGGCGCTCGCGGCGCGGATGCGCGAGCGGCGGAGCCTCGTCGCGGCGCTCGCCGCGCGGCTCAAGCCGCCGCGTGCGATGGCACGCGAGCTCAGGCTCGGCGTGGGTCGCGCGGCGCTCCATCTGGGGCAGACGATGGGCGCGCGGCTGGCGCGGCTCGCGATGCGGGTGGACGCGATGCGCGCGAGGTTGGGCGAGGCGGCGCCGCGCACGATGGCTGCGCGGCGCCGCGCCGCGCTCGTTGGCGCAAGCGCCCGGATGGCGGCCGCGATCGAGCGCGCGCAGGCGCGCCGGCGCACCGAGCTGGCCGCGCTCGCCGCGCGCCTGGATTCGATCTCGCCGCTTAAGGTGCTCGAGCGCGGCTACGCGGTCGTGACCAATGCGCGCGACGGCCACCTCCTGACCGACGCCGCGCGCGCCGAGGTCGGCGACGAGCTCGACATCCGGCTGAGCCGCGGCCGCCTGCGCGCGCGCACCGTGGCGCGCGAAACCTGA
- a CDS encoding exodeoxyribonuclease VII small subunit yields MATNRKKFEEELKDLEAIVAQIDSGELSLEDSISAFERGVGLVRSLNQKLDEVERKVELLMRNAQGELKSAAYESLAKPEGGRDEDEEPPF; encoded by the coding sequence ATGGCGACCAACCGCAAGAAATTCGAAGAGGAACTCAAAGACCTCGAAGCAATCGTCGCGCAGATCGACTCGGGCGAGCTCTCGCTGGAAGACTCGATTAGCGCCTTCGAGCGCGGCGTGGGGCTGGTGCGTTCGCTCAACCAGAAACTCGACGAGGTCGAGCGCAAGGTCGAACTGCTGATGCGCAACGCGCAGGGCGAACTCAAGAGCGCCGCCTATGAGTCGTTGGCGAAGCCCGAGGGCGGCCGCGACGAAGACGAGGAGCCTCCCTTCTGA
- a CDS encoding TlyA family RNA methyltransferase produces MAKRRLDLELVRRGLAPSRESAQRLIMAGRVRVDSRPALKADLGVGEHNSIELVGGATEYASRGGLKLAAALDHFGIDPAGRRALDVGASTGGFTDVLLRRGAAHVVALDVGYGQIAERLRRHARVTVLDRTNIRFVKPGNLPYAPELVTIDVSFISLRLVLPAVLALSVPEVEIVALIKPQFEVGKGMVGKGGVVRDDALRIEAVVRIVEFAQGLGLEVLGTIESPVRGAAGNLEYLAAMRRRANSHQ; encoded by the coding sequence ATGGCGAAGCGGCGGCTGGACCTTGAACTCGTGCGCCGCGGCTTGGCGCCCAGCCGCGAGAGCGCGCAGCGCCTGATCATGGCCGGGCGCGTGCGAGTCGATTCGCGTCCTGCTCTCAAGGCCGATTTAGGAGTTGGCGAACACAACTCAATCGAGCTGGTCGGCGGAGCGACCGAGTACGCAAGCCGTGGCGGGCTGAAGCTTGCCGCCGCGCTCGACCATTTCGGCATCGACCCGGCCGGCCGCCGCGCGCTCGACGTCGGCGCCTCCACCGGCGGCTTCACCGACGTCCTTCTGCGCAGGGGTGCGGCGCACGTCGTCGCGCTGGACGTTGGCTACGGCCAGATCGCGGAGCGCTTGCGGCGCCACGCGCGCGTCACCGTGCTTGACCGCACCAATATCCGCTTCGTCAAGCCGGGCAATCTGCCCTACGCGCCGGAACTGGTAACGATCGACGTGAGCTTCATCTCACTGCGGTTGGTGCTGCCGGCGGTGCTCGCGCTGAGCGTGCCGGAGGTCGAAATCGTGGCGCTGATTAAGCCGCAGTTCGAGGTCGGCAAAGGCATGGTCGGCAAGGGCGGGGTGGTGCGCGACGACGCCCTGCGCATCGAGGCCGTCGTGAGAATTGTCGAGTTCGCCCAAGGGCTCGGGCTGGAGGTTCTGGGCACAATTGAATCGCCGGTCCGCGGCGCGGCCGGCAACCTGGAGTATCTGGCGGCGATGCGCCGGCGGGCGAATTCGCATCAGTGA
- a CDS encoding LysM peptidoglycan-binding domain-containing protein, with the protein MKFGSLLAGLVVLSCLCLTASPLIAQDEPPAPAAGAEEQGPAEEPAPPPSPVHRHPGEFSYTVRPGDSLGSIASTFGIQVSDIARANRISQDAMLMVGQTLRIPNPFAARMRELTAENQKLSDELTLARSRADQADASASTLKAQVQQLTAGNQEQARELRMLPWWRGAVYSAAIVALLMLGVTALAILEWFLLRRRYVAVAEMNESLRRLDQRYKVLFAKAELRMQELYGRRRRGMADDQERPKLPEEAELELLDQQLRDVLEHHLEQLGGRARARRRGRWREDFGAVAPPVEARSARR; encoded by the coding sequence ATGAAGTTTGGTTCGCTGCTGGCAGGCCTTGTTGTCCTCTCATGCCTTTGCCTGACGGCATCGCCGCTCATCGCCCAGGACGAACCGCCGGCACCTGCGGCGGGGGCCGAGGAGCAGGGACCGGCTGAAGAGCCCGCGCCGCCCCCGTCGCCGGTCCATCGCCACCCCGGCGAATTTTCCTATACCGTCCGCCCGGGCGACTCGCTCGGCTCGATCGCTTCGACCTTCGGCATCCAGGTTTCTGACATCGCACGCGCCAACCGCATCAGCCAGGACGCGATGCTGATGGTGGGTCAGACGCTGCGCATCCCGAATCCGTTCGCGGCGCGGATGCGCGAGCTGACTGCGGAGAACCAGAAGCTCAGCGACGAGCTTACGTTGGCGCGCTCGCGCGCCGACCAGGCCGACGCGTCGGCCAGTACGCTCAAGGCCCAGGTGCAGCAGTTGACCGCGGGCAATCAGGAGCAGGCGCGCGAGCTCAGGATGCTGCCTTGGTGGCGCGGCGCGGTGTACAGCGCGGCGATCGTCGCGCTGTTGATGCTGGGCGTCACCGCGCTCGCGATCCTTGAGTGGTTCCTGTTGCGCCGGCGGTACGTCGCCGTCGCGGAGATGAACGAGTCGCTGCGCAGGCTCGACCAGCGTTACAAGGTGCTGTTCGCGAAGGCCGAGTTGCGGATGCAGGAGCTCTACGGGCGGCGCCGACGCGGGATGGCCGACGACCAGGAGCGGCCGAAGCTTCCCGAAGAGGCCGAGCTCGAACTGCTCGACCAGCAGCTTCGCGACGTCCTCGAGCACCATCTCGAACAGCTCGGCGGCCGCGCGCGCGCCCGCCGGCGCGGCCGCTGGCGCGAAGACTTCGGCGCGGTCGCGCCGCCGGTCGAGGCTCGCTCGGCGCGGCGCTAG